A single window of Onychostoma macrolepis isolate SWU-2019 chromosome 16, ASM1243209v1, whole genome shotgun sequence DNA harbors:
- the bola1 gene encoding bolA-like protein 1 — MLSSALRCLRPSTCTLALTRQLTHHRPNMGPVETTIRTKLAQALKPEHLEVMNESHMHAVPTGSESHFRVLVVSPRFEGLSLLQRHRLVNETLQEELSTCVHALAIQAKTPQQWSSNPSLAKSPPCMGGSKHDNTMAEKLKAGQD; from the coding sequence ATGCTGTCCAGTGCTCTCCGCTGCCTGCGTCCCTCCACCTGCACCCTTGCCTTAACCAGACAGCTGACCCATCACCGGCCCAACATGGGTCCTGTGGAAACCACAATACGGACCAAACTGGCCCAGGCCCTCAAACCTGAGCACCTGGAGGTCATGAACGAGAGTCACATGCACGCCGTACCCACTGGTTCAGAGTCCCACTTCAGAGTTCTGGTGGTGAGTCCTCGGTTTGAGGGTCTTTCGCTCTTGCAGCGTCATCGGCTTGTAAACGAGACCCTGCAGGAGGAGCTCAGCACCTGCGTTCATGCCCTTGCCATCCAGGCTAAGACGCCCCAGCAGTGGAGCAGCAACCCCAGCCTGGCCAAAAGCCCCCCGTGCATGGGAGGATCCAAGCATGATAACACGATGGCTGAGAAACTGAAGGCGGGACAAGACTGA